The Anaerohalosphaeraceae bacterium genomic interval TTGACAAATGTCCGGGACGTGACGATCAATCACGAGACGGGCGAGGCCGATATTACGACGCGAGGCAATCAGGGCTGGCGGGCCACGGCGGCGACTCTGCGGGAGTGCTCTGTCGAGTTTGAGATGGTATGGAAGCCGGGGGATACCGGTTTCGAGGCCATTAAAAACGCGTGGCTGAACAGCGGAGAAATCAGTCTGGCTATCATCAGTGAGGACCCGGACACGGTAGGTGCCGAAGGCCCCTGCGGGAACTTTTCTATCACGAATTTCAGCCGCAGTGAGCCGCTGGAAGAAGCGATTACGGTG includes:
- a CDS encoding phage tail tube protein, coding for MATTYKLGMEAVILYQTPAAADPSTLDPSSGGGMTALTNVRDVTINHETGEADITTRGNQGWRATAATLRECSVEFEMVWKPGDTGFEAIKNAWLNSGEISLAIISEDPDTVGAEGPCGNFSITNFSRSEPLEEAITVSVTAKLSNWGKWYKKA